The Chthonomonas sp. genome includes a window with the following:
- a CDS encoding Gfo/Idh/MocA family oxidoreductase, with translation MSNVRIGFVGAGGFARYRIGNMLKVSDAKVVAMVDPSANQIDQTRNSYPQLADVPAYSTTEAMYDDVKLDAVVIQTPHAFHAPQILEAFSHKCHVCCEKPLVATVEEAHQVIAARDKAKKVGMVSYQRHTQGEFLLIRELIGSGKYGAVQMVHALLSQEWKRLTANTWRQKKELSCGGQLNDSGSHMLDILLWVTGLAPKRVSALTDHRGTEVDINSTLNIQFEGGALGSVCILGDGANWHEDLTIACDRATFYVRGGELTIVEENGTKLRVENPPGMGTPDQHFVDAILGRVPLIATFEDALKVARLTQAAWASEEKGGAPVDA, from the coding sequence ATGAGCAACGTTCGAATCGGATTCGTCGGCGCGGGAGGCTTTGCCCGCTACCGCATCGGAAACATGCTGAAGGTCTCGGATGCCAAGGTTGTGGCGATGGTCGATCCAAGCGCGAATCAGATCGACCAGACCCGGAACTCGTACCCGCAACTCGCGGATGTGCCCGCTTACTCCACCACCGAGGCGATGTACGACGACGTGAAGCTCGATGCGGTCGTTATCCAGACCCCGCACGCTTTCCATGCTCCCCAAATTTTGGAAGCGTTCAGCCACAAATGCCACGTGTGCTGCGAGAAGCCACTGGTCGCAACGGTGGAAGAGGCCCATCAGGTGATTGCCGCGCGCGACAAGGCCAAGAAGGTCGGCATGGTGAGTTATCAACGCCACACCCAGGGTGAGTTCTTGCTCATTCGCGAGCTGATCGGTTCGGGAAAGTACGGAGCGGTGCAGATGGTCCACGCGCTTCTCAGTCAAGAGTGGAAGCGACTTACCGCCAACACCTGGCGACAAAAGAAAGAGCTCTCCTGTGGAGGGCAGCTCAACGATTCGGGCAGCCATATGCTCGATATCCTGCTCTGGGTGACGGGGCTTGCTCCGAAGCGGGTCAGTGCCTTGACTGACCACCGCGGGACCGAGGTGGACATCAACTCGACATTGAACATCCAATTCGAGGGCGGCGCGCTTGGCAGCGTCTGCATTCTTGGCGACGGCGCGAACTGGCATGAAGATTTGACTATCGCATGCGATCGGGCCACGTTTTATGTGCGGGGTGGAGAGCTCACGATCGTCGAGGAGAACGGCACGAAGTTGCGGGTGGAGAATCCGCCTGGGATGGGGACCCCAGACCAGCACTTTGTCGATGCCATCTTGGGTCGGGTTCCGCTCATCGCGACGT